The window CCGCCGGATCGCCCGCTGGACCTGCCCGGCGTATCCGGTGAACTCCTGCCCCAGGCGGATAGGGGTGGCGTCCATGAGGTGGGTCCGGCCGGTCTTGATGATGTCGGCGAATGCCACCGCCTTCTCCTCCAGCGCCTGCTGCAGCTCCTCCAGCGCCGGCAGCAGGCGCCCCTCGATGTCCAGCAGGGCGGCCAGGTGAATGGCGGTGGGGATGACGTCGTTGCTGGACTGGCAGAGGTTCACGTGGTCGTTGGGGTGGACCAGACGGCTCCCCCGCTCGCCTCCCAGCAGTTCGGTGGCGCGGTTGGCGATCACCTCATTGGCGTTCATGTTGGTGGACGTGCCCGAGCCGGTCTGGAAGATGTCCACCACGAACTGATCGTCGAACTTTCCCTCGGCCACCTCCGCCGCCGCCCGGGCGATGGCCTCGCCCGTCCGTCGGTCCAGCAGGCCCAGGTCCATATTGACCTCGGCGGCGGCCCGCTTGATGAGGCCCAGGGCCCGCAGGAAGGACCGCGGGAACCGCAGTCCGCTGATGGGGAAGTTGCGCACCGCCCGGGCCGTGGACGCGCCATAGTAGGCCTCCCGGGGGACCGGCATCTCGCCCAGGGAGTCCCGCTCGATGCGCGTCTCCGGCGGGGCGCCGGGTGCCCGCGCCGGCCGGATGACCCGCCGGCTGACCCGGCGGGCGCGCTTGCGCGACGTCGCGCGTGCCATCTGTCGTCACCTCCCGCGCCGGATCTGGCGCAGCCGCGCGCTGCGCTCTTCGATGTCGGCCCGCATATCCCGCAGGTGCGCCCGCAGGGCCCGCCGCGCCCCCGCCGGCTGGCGCCGCCGCAAGGCGCGGAGGATGGCCCGGTGAAACTGCAGGGCCCGCTGGGGGCTGCTCTGGCGCCGCCCGGTCTTCTCCCGCGAGCGCAGCCACATCTCGTTGAGGTGGCGCATGAGGCTGGTCAGGACCGGATTGCCGGTGGCCTCCGCCAGCTGGGCGTGGAAGGCCAGGTCCCCGGCCACGTCGTGGCGGCCGGCGGCCAGGTCCCGCTCCCGGGCCTGCAGCAGCGCCTCCAGAGCGTCCAGGTCTTCCCGGGTGGCCCGCCCGGCGGCCAGGGTCACGATGCCCTCCTCGACGATGGCCCGGGCCTCCAGGACGTCCAGGAGGAAGGTACGTTCGGACAGCAGGCTGTAGACGGCGGGGTCCAGGGGGGCGGACGGGGCGGCGGCCACGAACGTCCCCTCGCCCGGCCGCACGTCCACCACGCCCAGGTAGTCCAGGACCCGCAGGCCCTCGCGCACCGACTGGCGGCTCACCGACAGCCGGTCGGCCAGCTCCCGCTCCCCGGGCAGGCGGTCCCCCGGGGCCAGGTGCTGGGAGGCGATGAGGTCCTGAATCTGGCGGACGACGTCCTCGTAGATCCGGCTGCGGCGGATCGGCTGGAACAGGCGCCCGGGTGCGGCCATGGGAGGACTGCTGGTCTGACCAGCAGTCCGCTTTCAGCCTACCCCGGTGCGGCGGCCGAGTCAATAACGGGAGGAGAGGGGAAGGCGGACGGAACGGCATAGGAGCCTTCCCTCTTCCTTCATCCCTCTTCCTTCTTCCCTCCGTATTCCCCCTGCGCTACACTGATCGCGGTCCGAGATATCTCCGAGACATCTGCGGGCGCGTGGAGGGTCTGTCATGTCGGCGCTGGAAACGCTCACGCCCCCTGCCGAGGGTCAGCGCATCGAGGTCCGGGACGGCCGCCTGGTGGTGCCCGACCAGCCCATCATCCCCTTCATCGAGGGCGACGGGACGGGGCCGGACATCTGGCGCGCCAGCCGGCGGATCTTCGACGCCGCCGTGCAGGCGGCCTACGGGGGCCGCCGGCGCATCGTGTGGTTCGAGGTGTACGCCGGCGAGAAGGCCTACAAGCTCTTTGGCACGTGGCTGCCCGAAGATACCCTGCGGGCCTTCCAGCACTACGTGGTCGGCATCAAGGGCCCCCTCACCACGCCGGTGGGGGGCGGGTTCCGCAGCCTCAACGTGGCCCTGCGCCAGCTGCTGGACCTGTACGCCTGCGTGCGGCCCGTGCGGTGGTTCGAGGGGGTGCCCAGCCCGGTGCGGCATCCCGAGCGGCTGAACGTGGTCATCTTCCGGGAGAACACCGAAGACATCTATGTGGGCTTCGAGCATCCCAGCCAGTCCCCGGAGGCGCGCCGGCTGATTGAGTTCGTCCGGCGGGAGTTCGGCTGGCAGGTCCGCGAGGACTCGGGCATCGGCCTGAAGCCCATGAGCCCCTTCGGGACCAAGCGGCTGGTGCGCAAGGCCATCCGGTACGCCCTGGAGCGCGGCCGGCGCAGCGTGACCCTGGTGCACAAGGGCAACATCATGAAGTACACCGAGGGCGCCTTCCGGGAGTGGGGGTATCAGGTGGCCCGGGAGGAGTTCGGCGACGTCACCGTCACCTGGGAGGAGGTCCAGCGCGACCACGGCGGCCAGGTGCCGCCCGGCCGGCTGCTGATCCAGGACTCCATCGCGGATGTGACCTTCCAGCACCTGCTGATCCGGCCGCAGGACTTCGACGTGATCGCCACCGGGAACCTCAACGGCGACTACCTCTCCGACGCGGCGGCGGCGCAGGTGGGAGGCATCGGCATGGCCCCGGGGGGCAACATCGGCGACGTGCACGCCGTGTTCGAGGCCACCCACGGAACGGCCCCGAAGTACGCCAACCTGGACAAGGTCAATCCCACCTCGGTCACCCTGTCGGGGGTCATGATGCTGGAGTACCTGGGGTGGACCGAGGCCGCCCAGCGGATCGTGCGGGCTCTGGAGAAGACCTTCCGCCAGAAGATTGTGACCTATGACCTGGCCCGCCTGATGGACGGCGCGCGGGAGGTGCGGACCAGCGAGTTCGCCAGCGCCGTCATCGACAACATGGAGTGACGGGCGGCCGGGTCGGCCGGAGGCCAGGGAAAAGGGAGGACGGAAGAGGGAAGAGGGAGGGGCCGGCGGGGTGTCGGGATCGGGAGACGCGTCCGACCATCCCGGACCCTGACCGTTGTCTCTTCCCCGTCGCGCGCGGGAGGGGTCACCATGCGGCCCAAGGTGTCCATCGTCGGAGCGGGGATGGTCGGCCATACCGCCGCCCACTGGCTGGCGGCCGAGGAGCTGGCGGATCTGGTGCTGGTGGACATCATCGAGAAGATGCCCCAGGGCAAGGCTCTGGACCTGGCCCAGGCCCTGCCCATCCGGGGCGTGGACCTGACGGTGGTGGGCAGCAACGGGTACGAGGAGACGGCGGGCTCGCAGGTGGTGGTCATCGTGGCCGGCGTGGCCCGCAAGCCCGGGATGACCCGGGAGCAGCTGCTGGACACCAACGCCGGCATCGTGCGCGGGGTGGTGGAGCAGGTGGTCCGCTACTCGCCCGAGGCCATCCTGCTGGTGGTCACCAACCCCCTGGACGCCATGACCTACCTCACCTGCAAAGTGTCGGGCTTTCCGCGGCACCGGGTGGTCGGCCAGTCGGGCGCCCTGGACTCGACGCGCTTCCGCACCTTCCTCGCCCGGGAGGTAGGGGTCTCGGTGGAGGACGTGCACGCCATGGTGATCGGCGCCCACACCGACAAGGACATGGTTCCCCTGCCGCGGTTCGCCCACGTGGGCGGCGTGCCGCTGGACCACCTGCTGCCGGCCGAGCGGATCCAGGCGGTGGTGGCCCGCACCCGGCGCGGGGGGGCGGAAATCACCGAACTGATGGGCATCAGCGCGTTCTTCGCCCCGGGGGCCGCCATCGCCCAGATGGTGGAGGCCATCCTGCGGGACAAGAAGCGCCTGGTCCCCTGCAGCGTGTACCTGGACGGGGAGTATGGCGAGCGCGACGTGTGCATCGGGGTGCCGGTGGTCCTGGGGGCACGCGGGGTCGAGCGCATCATCGAGCTTCCCCTGGACGCCCAGGAGCGGGCGGCGTTTGCGGCCTCGGTGGCGGCGGTGCGGGAGATGATCGGGGCGCTGAAACTGTAGGCCGTGAAGCTCCACGAGTTCCAGGCCAAGGAGCTGTTCGCCCGCTACGGGATCCCCGTCCAGCGGGGCGCAGTGGTGGAGCGCCCCGACCAGATCGACGCGCTGGACCTTCGCTATCCCGTGGTCCTGAAGGCCCAGGTCCTGGTGGGAGGGCGGGGCAAGGCCGGCGGCATCCGCCTGGCGTCCACTCCCCGGGAGGCCGCGGCGGTGGCGGCGGCGTTGCTGGGCATGGAGATCCGGGGCGAACGGGTCCGGCGGCTGCTGGTGGCCGAAGCCGCGGAGATCGCCGCCGAGTACTACCTGGCGTTCACCGTGGACCGCTCGGCCCGCCGGCTGGTGGCGGTGGCGTCGGCGGCGGGGGGTGTGGACATCGAGGAGGTGGCCCGCGCCACGCCCGAGGCGATCGCCCGGCTGCCGGTGGACCCATGGGTGGGGTTCCTGCCCTACCACGCCCGGCGGCTGGGGCGGGCCATCGGCCTGAGCGGGCCGCTCCTGGGGGAGTTCGCCGGCGTCGCCACCGCTCTGTACCGGCTGGTCGCCGAGCAGGATGCCGAGCTGGCCGAGATCAACCCCCTGGGGGTGGTGGGCGGCCACCTGCTGGCCGTCGACGCCAAGGTGGTGGTGGATGACAACGCGCTGTTCCGCCACCCGGAACTGCCGGCCAGCGAGGAGCTGACGGACCTGGAGCGCCTGGCCCGGGCGGCGGGTCTGTCCTACGTGGAGCTGGACGGGGACATCGCCATCGTCGGCAACGGCGCCGGGCTGGTGATGGCCACGCTGGACATGGTCGCCCACTTCGGGGGGCGGCCGGCTAACTTCCTGGACGTGGGCGGCGGAGCGACCACCGAGAACATGCGGCAGGCCATCGAGATTGCCCTGCGCAAGCCGGGGGTGCGGGTCCTGTTCATCAACATCTTTGGCGGCATCACCCGCTGTGACGACATCGCCCGCGGCATCGTGAGCGCCCTGCCTCCGGTGCCCCTGGTGGTGCGCCTGACGGGGACCAACGAGGAGCAGGGCCAGCAGATCCTCCAGCAGGCCGGCATCCACGCGTTCGTGGATCCCGATGACGCCGCCCGGCAGGCCGTGGCCCTCGCATCCCGGCGGTGAGGCGATCCCTCTGGCTCCTGGCGCTGCTGCTGGCCGCGGTCCTGGCCGCGGGCCTGCCCGCGGCGGCCAGGACCGTCGTCCGCCACGTGGTGGTCCTCAGCGCCGACGGGGCCCGCGCCGACGCGGTGGCCGCCGCCTGGCCTGCGGAGCGCCTGGCGGGCGCCGCCTACACCTGGTCGGCCCGCACCACGCTGCCCAGCACGACCCTGCCCTCCCACGTCTCGATGCTGTCGGGGGTGGGGACCGCCGTGCACGGCGTGCGCGTCAACACCTGGTCGCCCGGGCAGGGCTACCTGGACCGGCCCACGGCGTTCACGGTGGCGGCCGGCGCAGGGATGGCCACCGCGGCGTTCGTCGCCAAGGCCAAGCTGCGGTACCTGCTGCCCCCGGCAGCGGTCCGCCACGTGGCCGTCCTGCCCTTCCCGCGCGCTGACCAGGCGGAGGTGGCGCGCCGGGCCGCCTCCTACCTGGAGGAGGCCCGTCCGCACCTGCTGTTTGTGCACGTGGCCGATCCCGATGCCGAAGGGCACCGCGCCGGCTGGATGTCCGAGCCCTACCGGCGGGCAGTGGCTCGCCTGCCGGACACGGTGCAGGTGTTGCGGGACGCGCTGGACCGCCTGGGCGCCGCCTACCTGCTCATCCTCACCGCCGACCACGGGGGCCACGGGCGCGTCCACGGCAGTGCCGACCCTCAGGATGTGACCATTCCGTGGATCGCCTGGGGTGCGGTGTCCCCGGGGCCGCTGCGGCGGCCGGTGGTGACCTACGATACCGCGGCCACAGTGGTGGCGGCGCTGGGGCTGGCCGTGCCCGCCGGCTGGCAGGGCACTCCGGTCCTGCTGCCGGCGGGGGGCCCCTGACGGCCACCGGGCGGACGACACGGAAAGCGACACGGACGCGGAGGGAGTGACGTGGCGATTCTGGTCTCGGCCGACACGCGGGTGGTGGTGTGGGGGATGACCGGCTACCAGGGGCAGTTCCACACGGCCCGGATGCTGGAGTTCGGCACCCGGGTGGTGGCCGGCGTCACCCCCGGCAAGGGCGGCCAGACGGTCCACGGGGTGCCGGTGTTCGAGACCGGCGAGGAGGCGGTGCGGGCCACCGGGGGGACCGCCGCCTGCCTGTTCGTCCCCGCCCGCTTTGCCCGCGAAGCGGCCCTGGAGGCTATCGAGCTGGGGATGGACCCGGTGGTCATCATCACCGAGGGGATTCCCGTGCAGGACACCATCCAGATCGTCGACCAGGCGCAGCGGCGCGGCGTGCGGGTGGTGGGCCCCAACGGTCCGGGCCTGGCGGCTCCCGGCCGCTGCAAGATCGGTATCATGCCCAACTCGCTGTTTCTCCCGGGCCCGGTGGGGGTGGTCTCCCGCAGCGGCACCCTCACCTACGAGATCGTCGCCAGCCTGACGCGACGGGGCATCGGTCAGAGCACGGCCGTGGGCCTGGGGGGCGACCCGGTGGTGGGGATGAGCTTTACCGACGCCCTGCAGCTCTTCGAGACGGACCCCCAGACGCGGGCCGTGGTCCTCATCGGGGAGATCGGGGGCAGCGCGGAGGAGGAGGCGGCTGCCTTCATCCGGTCCGGAGGGATGTCCAAGCCGGCGGTGGCCTACATCGCCGGGCGCACCGCGCCCCCGGGCAAGCGCATGGGGCACGCCGGCGCCGTCATCTCCGGGACGGCCGGCACGGCGGCCAGCAAGGTGGAGGCCCTGCAGGCGGCCGGGGTCCGCGTGGCCGCCCTCCCCACGGCCGTCGCCGACCTGGTGGCCGGCCATCTCTAGCCGGCGGGGGCGGTCCCCCATGGCGGGATTCGTCCTGCGGTGGGCGATCAATGCCGCGGCCATCTATCTGACGGCCCTGCTTCTGCCCGGGGTGCGGGTGCCGGGGGTGGGCGCCGCGGTGGTGGCGGCGCTGGTCCTGGGCGTGGTCAACGCGGTGATCCGCCCGCTGGTCTTCGTCCTCACCCTGCCGCTGACCATCCTGACCCTGGGGCTGTTCACCCTGGTGGTCAACGCGTTGATGCTGTCGCTGGTGGCCGCCCTGACCGCCCTGGAGGTCACCAGCTTCTGGTGGGCGGTGGCGGGCGCACTGCTCATCTCCCTGATCAGCACGGCGCTGAGCGCCCTGCTCGCCCGCTGAGGTTTCCCGCCCGGCGCGGTCCCAGGCTCCAGGTCGCGTACGGACCGCGGGCCCCCGGGTCCCGCCGGCGCAGGGAGGGCGTGGTACACTGATCCCCGCGGGCGGCCGGCCCCGGCCGCCCGGCAGGGAGGGGGTTCCGTGGCGCGACCTGCGGCCCTGCAGCAAATGGGGATCCGGCCGGAGGGCAGCCTGCAGTTCGTCATCATCACCGGCCTGTCCGGCGCCGGGAAGTCGAACGCCATGAAGGTGTTCGAGGACCTGGGCTACTTCTGCGTGGACAACCTCCCTCCGGCGCTGCTACCCAAGTTCGCCGAGCTGTGCCTGCAGTCGGACCGCATCCACCACGTCGCCGTCGCCATCGACGTGCGCGGGGGCGAGTTCTTCAACGACTTTTTCATGGCCCTCGACCAGCTGGCCGCCTTCGGGCTGCCGGCGCGCATCCTGTTTCTGGACGCCTCCGACGACGTCCTGGTGCGGCGCTACGAGGAGACGCGCCGCAAGCATCCTCTGGCGCAGGCCGGGGGCATCCTGGAGGGCATCCGGGAGGAGCGGCGGCGGCTGGAGGCGGTCAAGGAGAGGGCCGACTGGATCGTGGACACCTCCACCCTCACGGTGCGGGAGCTGCGGGACGCCATCGTGCAGACCTTCCTCCGCGGCGTGCCGCCCGGCACCCTCGCGGTGACCGTGATGTCCTTCGGGTACAAGTACGGCCTCCCCCTGGACGCCGACATGGTCCTGGACGTGCGCTTCCTGCCCAACCCCCACTACGACGAGGCCCTCCGCCCCCTGCCCGGACACAGCCCCCCCGTGCGGGAGTTCGTCCTGGGCGCCCCGGCCACCCAGGAGTTCCTCCGCCGCCTGCGGGACCTGCTGGACTACCTGCTGCCCCAGTTTGTGGCCGAAGGCAAGGCCCACCTCACCATCGCGCTGGGGTGCACCGGGGGCAAGCACCGGTCGGTGGTCCTGGCCGACGAGCTGGCCGCCCACCTGGGCGGGCGGGGCTACCGCGTGGCGGTCCGCCACCGGGACGTCGGCAAGGAGTAGCCCGTGGACCGCCCCCTCCGCCCGGCCTGGCTGCGCTGGCTGGCCCCCGGGCTGGGCGTCAAGCGCTACGTGGCGCTGATGGCCGCCGGCATCCTCGCCCTGTCGGCGGGGACGATGCTCATGATCAACGTCCAGCCGCTGGGGTGGGTGGAGTCCCTGGTGTTCCGGGCAACCCTGCGGGTGTTGAGGGTGACCGGAGGACGCCTGTCGGCGACGGGCGTGGCCGTGGTCCTGCTGGCCGGCGGCGTGGCCGCGGTCTTTGCAGGACTGCGGGGGACGGTGCGGTCGGTGGCCGACGCCCTGCTGCCCGCCGGCGGCCGCCCTCTGGTGGACGTGCTGGCCCGCCAGCGCCAGCGCCGCCGGGGCCCCCACGTGGTGGTGGTGGGCGGGGGGACGGGACTGTCCACCCTGCTGCGGGGCCTCAAAGCACATACCGACAACCTGACGGCCGTGGTCACCGTGTTCGACGACGGGGGCAGTTCGGGCCGCCTGCGTCGGGAACTGGGCGTGCTGCCGCCCGGCGACATCCGGGACTGCCTGGTGGCTCTGGCCGAGTCGGAGCCGCTTCTGACGCGCCTGTTCGAGTACCGCTTCCGGGGAGGGGCGCTGGACGGCCACGCCTTCGGGAATCTCTTCCTGGCCAGCCTCACGGGCGTGACCGGCGACCTGGTGAGCGCCATCCGGGAGGCCAGCAAGGTCCTCAACATCCGGGGGCGGGTCCTGCCGTCGGCGGTGCAGGACGTGGTCCTGTGGGCCGAGTTCACCGACGGAACCGCCGTCGAGGGGGAGTCGCAGATCACCCGGGCCCGCAAGCGTATCCGGCGGGTGGGCCTGCGCCCCGCGGGCGTGGCTCCGGCGCCGGAGGTGCTGGAGGCGCTGGGGGAGGCGGACCTGATCGTGCTGGGTCCCGGGAGCCTGTACACCAGCGTGATTCCCAACCTGCTGGTGCAGGGGGTGGCCGACGCCATCCGGCGCAGCCGGGCGGTGCGGGTGTACGTGTGCAACGTCATGACCCAGCCCGGCGAGACCGACGGCTTCGCGGCCAGCGACCACGTGCGGGCTCTGGTGGACCAGGTCGGGCCCGGGCTGGTGAGCCACGTGGTGGTCAACACCCAGCGGCCCCGCCATCCGACCGTGCTGTCCCGCTATCTGGCGGAGGGGGCCGCGCCGGTGGAACCCGACCTGGACCGGGTGGCCGCCCTGGGCGTGGTGCCGGTGCCGGCCGCCCTGCTCAGTGAGGAGGATGTGCTGCGGCACGATCCGGCCCGCCTGGCGCGTCTCCTGCTGCACATCCTCCAGGATGCCTCCCGGGCGGGGGATGCGATGGTGGGCGACGGGCGCACAGGTGACGGAGGACGGCCCGGATGACGACGGCGGACGGAGCGGTGGCAGGGGACGCTGGTTGATCGCGCGAATGAGTACTGCCGGTGTGCCCGCCACCGGCGCATCGGCCGGGCGGGCGTCGAGGTTGTCGGATCATGCCCCGGGTCCTGGTGGACTGGCTGTACGTGGCGATCTTCGCCGTGGCGGGAACCGTCATGGCGGCCCTGCCCCTGGCGGTGGTGTGGCTGCTGGCGCCGCGGGTGTCCCTGCCCCAGAAGACCTTGACCTACGAGTCGGGCGTCATCCCCTTCGGTCAGGCCTGGGCGCAGTTTCACGTCCGCTATTACCTGTTCGCGCTGGTGTTCGTGATCTTCGACGTGGAGGTCATCTACCTGTACCCGTGGGCGGTGGTCTTCCGCCAGCTGGGCGCCGTCGCCTTCGTGGAGATGTTGCTGTTCCTCGGGATCCTCATCGTGGGCCTGGCCTACGCCTGGCGCAAAGGAGCCCTGGAGTGGATGTGAGGCTCCGCCCGGCGGCCGCCGGAGCCGCGCCCCGCGGGATGATGGCTGTCGCCCCGAGCCGCCCGTCCACCCGGGAGGAACCCCACCGATGGCGTGGGTGATCGAGGCGCTGAAGGCCCTCGGCCTCACCGTGGCGGTCTTCACCTTTCTGGCCGTGGTGGGGGCCATGCTGGGCGTGTACCTGGAGCGGAAGATCAGCGGCTGGATCCAGGCACGCCTGGGCCCCAAGCACGTCGGACCCCAGGGACTGCTGCAGACGGTGGCCGACACCGTCAAGCTCCTCCAGAAGGAGCACATCACCCCGCGTCACGCCGACGCCCTGATGTTCAACGCGGCGCCGGTGGTGGTGGCGGTGGCGGCCCTGCTGGACTGGGTGGTGATCCCGTTTGGCGCGGTGGGCGACCGCGTGCTGGTGGTCCGCGACCTCAACATCGGGGTCCTGTACTTCGCCGCCATGGCGTCCCTGACCGTCATCGGCATCCTGTCCGGAGGGTGGGCCAGCAACAACAAGTACGCGCTGCTGGGCGCCCTGCGGTCGGCGTCCCAGATGGTCAGCTACGAGATCCCGCTGGCCCTGAGCATCATCTGGGTGGCCCTGGTGGCCGGCACCCTCTCCACGGTGGGCATCGTGGAGGCGCAGGTGCGCCAGGGCGGGTGGTTCCTGCTGCGGCTGCCCGACCCGGTGGGCTGGTGGGGAGCCCCCCTGGGCCTGCTGGCCGCCCTGACCTTCCTGGCGGCCGCCACCGCCGAGGTGAACCGGGTGCCCTTTGACCTGCCCGAGGCCGAGTCGGAGCTGGTGGCCGGGTACTTTGCCGAGTACACCGGGATGCGCTTCGCCCTGTTTCAGCTGGGGGAGTACGGGGAGATGTTTGCCATGGCGGCGCTCGCGTCGGTCATGTTCTTTGGTGGGTGGGCCGAGCCGCGCCTGGAGCCCTGGATGTGGGCCGGCGTGGCCCTGCTGGCCCTGGTGGTGGCGGCGGTGATCCTCGTCACCGGGGGGGCGCGCAACCTGGTGGTGCGGCCGCTGCTGATCCTGTCGCTGATGGGCGCGGTGGTGGCCGCCGTGATGGCGTGGGGGGTGGCGGGGGGCCGATCTCCGGTCCTTCCGTCGGTGGTGTGGTTTGCCCTCAAGCTGTTCGCCCTGGTGTTCTTTCTCATGTGGATGCGGTGGACCTATCCGCGCCTGCGGCTGGACCAGCTGCTGGCGCTGTCGTGGAAGGTCCTGATTCCGGTGGGGCTGGCGAACCTGCTGGCCACGGGGCTGGTCCTGACCGTGGCCGGCCGGTAGGCCGGGCGGAGGCGGACGGTGGGCGAGCTGGCGGCCTTCATCATCCTGGCGCTGGTGACGCTGGTCCCGGCGGCGGTGGTGGTCACGTCCCGCAACCTGGTGCGGGCCGCCCTCTCCCTGGTGCCCACATTCCTCGGCGTGACGGGACTGTACATCCTGCTGCACGCCGAGTTCGTGGCCGGGATCCAGATCCTGATCTACGCCGGCGCCATCACGGTGCTGATCCTGTTCGTGATCATGCTGACCGAGGGGGGCACGGGGGTCCGCGTCCGGCAGATCACCGAGCAGGTTCCCCTGGGGGCCATGGCGGCGGTATGGCTGGCGTTCGTGGTCCTGACCATCCTGCTGCGGACTCCCTGGCCGGGGGCGGCGGGCGCGGCTCCGCAGTACGGCGTGGCGTCCGTGGGGACCGCGCTCCTCACCGACTACGTGCTGGTGTTCGAGGTGACCAGCCTGGTCCTGCTGGTGTCGCTGATCGGGGCGATCGTCATCGCCCGCCGGGAGGAGTAGAAGAGGCCGGGGCTGCCGGCGGGCGACATCCCGGGCCCGCGCAGACGCCGGGGACGACGGGGGAGTGCTGATGCAGGTGGGGCTGGCGCACTACCTGGTGGTGAGCACCCTGCTGTTCTGCCTGGGGTTGTACGGGGTCCTCACCCGCCGCAACGCCGTGGCCATCCTGATGGGCGTGGAGCTCATGCTCAACGCCGCCAACATCAACCTGGTGGCCTTCAACCGGTATCTGGCGCCGGCGGCGGTGGGCGGCCAGGTCTTCGCGCTGGTGGTCATCACCCTGGCGGCCTGCGAGGCGGCGGTGGGCCTGGCCCTGGTGGTGGCCGCCTACCGCGGCCTGGAGACCATCCACGTGGACGAGATCAACCTGATGAAATGGTGACGAAGACGACAGTCGACCGCGCAGGATGTCGGAGCCGCGGAGGGGCGGGCGCGCGCCCGGCCGCCGCGGTTCGGGATCGGAGAGTTCCGTGATGCTGGCGCTGGCCTGGCTGATCCCCCTCCTGCCCTTTGCGGCGTTCTGGGCCATCGTGTTCTGGGGCCGTCGGTTGCCGGGCGAAGGCGCCTACGTGGCCGTGGGCTCCCTGGCCGCCTCGGCGCTGCTGTCTGTGGGGGTCCTGGCGCAGGTCCTGGCCGGGGCCACCGCTCAGGCCGCCCTGACCTGGGCGGTGGGCGGCGACCGGGTCTTTGCGGTCGGGTACCGGGTGGATCCGCTGACCGCGGTGATGCTGACCGTGGTCACCGTGGTGGGCCTGCTGATCTTCATCTACTCCATCGGCTACATGCACGGCGACCCGCGGTACCCGCGCTTTTTCGCCTACCTCTCCCTGTTCGCGGCGGCCATGCTCACCCTGGTCCTGGCCGACGACTTCCTCCTCCTGTACGTGGGATGGGAGGGCGTGGGGCTGTGCTCGTACCTGCTCATCGGCTTCTGG is drawn from Armatimonadota bacterium and contains these coding sequences:
- the sucC gene encoding ADP-forming succinate--CoA ligase subunit beta is translated as MKLHEFQAKELFARYGIPVQRGAVVERPDQIDALDLRYPVVLKAQVLVGGRGKAGGIRLASTPREAAAVAAALLGMEIRGERVRRLLVAEAAEIAAEYYLAFTVDRSARRLVAVASAAGGVDIEEVARATPEAIARLPVDPWVGFLPYHARRLGRAIGLSGPLLGEFAGVATALYRLVAEQDAELAEINPLGVVGGHLLAVDAKVVVDDNALFRHPELPASEELTDLERLARAAGLSYVELDGDIAIVGNGAGLVMATLDMVAHFGGRPANFLDVGGGATTENMRQAIEIALRKPGVRVLFINIFGGITRCDDIARGIVSALPPVPLVVRLTGTNEEQGQQILQQAGIHAFVDPDDAARQAVALASRR
- the sucD gene encoding succinate--CoA ligase subunit alpha, whose translation is MAILVSADTRVVVWGMTGYQGQFHTARMLEFGTRVVAGVTPGKGGQTVHGVPVFETGEEAVRATGGTAACLFVPARFAREAALEAIELGMDPVVIITEGIPVQDTIQIVDQAQRRGVRVVGPNGPGLAAPGRCKIGIMPNSLFLPGPVGVVSRSGTLTYEIVASLTRRGIGQSTAVGLGGDPVVGMSFTDALQLFETDPQTRAVVLIGEIGGSAEEEAAAFIRSGGMSKPAVAYIAGRTAPPGKRMGHAGAVISGTAGTAASKVEALQAAGVRVAALPTAVADLVAGHL
- the icd gene encoding isocitrate dehydrogenase (NADP(+)) → MSALETLTPPAEGQRIEVRDGRLVVPDQPIIPFIEGDGTGPDIWRASRRIFDAAVQAAYGGRRRIVWFEVYAGEKAYKLFGTWLPEDTLRAFQHYVVGIKGPLTTPVGGGFRSLNVALRQLLDLYACVRPVRWFEGVPSPVRHPERLNVVIFRENTEDIYVGFEHPSQSPEARRLIEFVRREFGWQVREDSGIGLKPMSPFGTKRLVRKAIRYALERGRRSVTLVHKGNIMKYTEGAFREWGYQVAREEFGDVTVTWEEVQRDHGGQVPPGRLLIQDSIADVTFQHLLIRPQDFDVIATGNLNGDYLSDAAAAQVGGIGMAPGGNIGDVHAVFEATHGTAPKYANLDKVNPTSVTLSGVMMLEYLGWTEAAQRIVRALEKTFRQKIVTYDLARLMDGAREVRTSEFASAVIDNME
- a CDS encoding alkaline phosphatase family protein produces the protein MRRSLWLLALLLAAVLAAGLPAAARTVVRHVVVLSADGARADAVAAAWPAERLAGAAYTWSARTTLPSTTLPSHVSMLSGVGTAVHGVRVNTWSPGQGYLDRPTAFTVAAGAGMATAAFVAKAKLRYLLPPAAVRHVAVLPFPRADQAEVARRAASYLEEARPHLLFVHVADPDAEGHRAGWMSEPYRRAVARLPDTVQVLRDALDRLGAAYLLILTADHGGHGRVHGSADPQDVTIPWIAWGAVSPGPLRRPVVTYDTAATVVAALGLAVPAGWQGTPVLLPAGGP
- the mdh gene encoding malate dehydrogenase → MRPKVSIVGAGMVGHTAAHWLAAEELADLVLVDIIEKMPQGKALDLAQALPIRGVDLTVVGSNGYEETAGSQVVVIVAGVARKPGMTREQLLDTNAGIVRGVVEQVVRYSPEAILLVVTNPLDAMTYLTCKVSGFPRHRVVGQSGALDSTRFRTFLAREVGVSVEDVHAMVIGAHTDKDMVPLPRFAHVGGVPLDHLLPAERIQAVVARTRRGGAEITELMGISAFFAPGAAIAQMVEAILRDKKRLVPCSVYLDGEYGERDVCIGVPVVLGARGVERIIELPLDAQERAAFAASVAAVREMIGALKL
- a CDS encoding FadR/GntR family transcriptional regulator, whose protein sequence is MAAPGRLFQPIRRSRIYEDVVRQIQDLIASQHLAPGDRLPGERELADRLSVSRQSVREGLRVLDYLGVVDVRPGEGTFVAAAPSAPLDPAVYSLLSERTFLLDVLEARAIVEEGIVTLAAGRATREDLDALEALLQARERDLAAGRHDVAGDLAFHAQLAEATGNPVLTSLMRHLNEMWLRSREKTGRRQSSPQRALQFHRAILRALRRRQPAGARRALRAHLRDMRADIEERSARLRQIRRGR
- the rapZ gene encoding RNase adapter RapZ, which translates into the protein MARPAALQQMGIRPEGSLQFVIITGLSGAGKSNAMKVFEDLGYFCVDNLPPALLPKFAELCLQSDRIHHVAVAIDVRGGEFFNDFFMALDQLAAFGLPARILFLDASDDVLVRRYEETRRKHPLAQAGGILEGIREERRRLEAVKERADWIVDTSTLTVRELRDAIVQTFLRGVPPGTLAVTVMSFGYKYGLPLDADMVLDVRFLPNPHYDEALRPLPGHSPPVREFVLGAPATQEFLRRLRDLLDYLLPQFVAEGKAHLTIALGCTGGKHRSVVLADELAAHLGGRGYRVAVRHRDVGKE
- a CDS encoding phage holin family protein, whose product is MAGFVLRWAINAAAIYLTALLLPGVRVPGVGAAVVAALVLGVVNAVIRPLVFVLTLPLTILTLGLFTLVVNALMLSLVAALTALEVTSFWWAVAGALLISLISTALSALLAR